Proteins found in one Mucilaginibacter gracilis genomic segment:
- a CDS encoding DHH family phosphoesterase: MLETPALKDLLAKPKQIVITTHHKPDGDAMGSSLGLYNYLIQKGHHVKVITPTDYPQFFDWMPGNGEVIIYTEQTAIANELINKAEIICCLDFNALGRINEMGEVVRQASAYKIMIDHHLEPEDFDDWRWWNINACASAQLVYEFIADVMQEPELINKDVASCLYTGIMTDSGSFRFPLTTSAVHRITANLIDAGANNARIHQLVYDNSSESRLRFLGFCLSSKLEVLPEYHTALISVTREELERYQIITGDTEGVVNFALSITGIKLAAFIVERSDKIKLSLRSRDDFPANEVCKKYFSGGGHRNAAGGSSTDSLEDVVKQFKSILPEYKKLLTQ, encoded by the coding sequence ATGTTAGAAACACCTGCGCTGAAGGATTTATTAGCTAAACCTAAACAAATAGTAATTACCACACACCACAAACCCGATGGCGATGCTATGGGTTCGTCGTTAGGTTTATATAACTATTTGATTCAAAAAGGGCACCATGTTAAGGTAATAACCCCTACTGATTATCCTCAGTTTTTTGACTGGATGCCCGGCAACGGCGAGGTTATTATATACACCGAGCAAACCGCCATTGCAAACGAACTGATAAATAAGGCCGAAATTATTTGCTGCCTTGATTTTAACGCACTTGGCCGTATTAACGAAATGGGCGAAGTGGTTAGGCAAGCCAGTGCTTATAAAATAATGATAGACCACCACCTGGAACCCGAAGATTTTGACGACTGGAGATGGTGGAATATTAACGCTTGTGCATCGGCCCAATTGGTTTACGAGTTTATTGCCGATGTAATGCAGGAGCCCGAGCTTATTAATAAGGACGTAGCATCGTGCTTATATACGGGCATCATGACGGATTCGGGCTCGTTCAGGTTTCCGCTAACAACCTCGGCGGTACACCGCATTACAGCAAATTTAATTGATGCCGGGGCAAATAATGCGCGGATCCATCAGTTGGTGTATGATAATTCGTCCGAATCGAGATTGCGCTTTCTGGGCTTTTGCCTCAGCAGCAAGCTTGAAGTACTGCCCGAATACCACACAGCCCTCATCAGTGTTACCCGTGAAGAACTTGAACGTTATCAAATTATTACCGGCGATACAGAAGGTGTTGTAAATTTTGCATTATCAATAACAGGCATTAAATTAGCGGCGTTTATAGTTGAACGCAGCGACAAGATTAAGTTATCGCTCAGATCGAGAGATGATTTTCCGGCCAACGAAGTTTGTAAAAAGTATTTTAGCGGCGGCGGGCATCGCAACGCGGCGGGTGGAAGCTCAACCGATTCGCTGGAAGACGTAGTTAAACAATTTAAATCAATTTTACCCGAATACAAAAAATTATTAACACAATAG